Sequence from the Maribellus comscasis genome:
AGGTGGATTACGGAGAGGATCCGATTTCAAATTTAATGTTAGGTTTGGATGCAACCTATTCTTCTGAAAGTAAGTTCCTTACGAAAGCTGTTGACGCGCTCCCCTTTTACAATACCAATGCTCCTTCTTCCATCGATTTTGAAGGCGAATTTGCACAGCTGATACCAGGGCACTCAAATGTAATTGACGAAAGCGGCACAGTATACATTGATGATTTTGAAGGGACAAAAACAGCGATTAGCTTAAAAACTCGTCAATCGTGGATGCTGGCCAGTACGCCACAGCTACAAAACGATTTATTTCCGGAAGGAAATCTTAACAGCTCGCTTGAATACGGATATAACCGGGCAAAACTGGCATGGTACATCGTCGACCCTTTATTTTTAAGAAATACCAGTTTAACACCGACTCATATCAAAAATGATAAAAATCTGCAATCAAATCATCTGGTTCGTGAAGTATTTGAAAATGAAATTTTTCCCGATAAGGAGACAGTAGTAGGGGAACCTACAAATATTGCTGTTTTCGATTTGGCTTTTTATCCTGAAGAACGCGGGCCATACAATTATGACACAGAACCGTCATCCCATTCTGCCGGTGTAAACGAAGATGGAAGGTTAAAATCTCCTGAATCGCGCTGGGGCGGTATCATGCGCGAAATTGAAACCAGCGACTTTGAAACGGCAAATATTCAGTTTATTGAATTCTGGATGATGGATCCTTTTGTTAATGATACAATGAGCCAGATGGAAGGTGGAGATTTGTATTTCAACTTAGGTGATATTTCAGAAGATGTGCTAAAAGACTCAAGAAAGGCATTTGAAAACGGACTTCCAACAACCGAACTTGTCTCAAATGTTGATACAACAATATGGGGACGTGTTTCAACGCTGCAATCATTGGTGAATGCGTTTGACAATGACACCCAGTCGCGTCAGTACCAGGATATTGGTTTTGATGGGTTGAGCAACAGTGACGAACAGTCTTATTTTCAACAATATTTGGAAGAGTTACGCCTTCATGTAAGCCAGGATGTTTATGAAAAGGCCCTGGAGGACCCTTCTTCTGATGACTTTCATTATTTCCGCGGTTCTGATTATGACGAACAGCAACTTGGAATTCTTGAACGGTATAAGCAATTTAACGGACCTGACGGTAACTCGCCAACGACTGAAATGTCAGACGAATCGTATCCAACTTCTGCTTCTTCCATTCCCGACATTGAAGATATTAACGATGATAATACGCTGAATGAATATGAAAGATATTACCAGTACAAGGTTAGTATCCGGCCAGGAGATTTCCAACTTGGACAAAACTACATCAACGATATAAAGGAAAGCCGGGTTCAGCTTAAAAACGGCCAGATTGGCGAAGTAAAATGGTATCAGTTCAAAATTCCGGTTCATCAGCCGGACCAAACTGTTGGTAATATTTACGATTTCAAATCTATTCGGTTCCTGAGGATGTTTTTGACACAATTTCAGGATCCTGTTGTATTGCGTTTTGCATCGCTCGATTTGGTTAGGGCAGACTGGCGTAATTATACAAAGGAATTTAAAGATGATACCGGAGTTTCCGGAAATGCAAGTTTTGATATTTCTGCGGTAAGTATAGAAGAAAACGGAAGCCGCGAACCTGTTAACTATATATTGCCTCCGGGAATTTCACGTGTTATCGACCCAACCAACCCGCAGCTTAGAAATTTGAATGAGCAGTCGATGGTATTAAAAGTTACTGATTTGGAACAGGGAGTTTCAAAAGCTGCTTATAAATCAATTTATATGGACTTCAGAAGATACAAAAGGTTAAAACTGGAAGTTCATGCTGAAGAGTTGGAAGATTACCCCCTGGAAGATGACGAACTCTACTTTTTTATTCGTTTAGGTTCCGACTACAATTATAACTACTACGAATATGAAGTTCCGTTAAAACTAACGCCGGAAGGAAGATACAACGGAACAATTGAATCAGATCGTTACATCGTTTGGCCCGATGAAAACCGGATTGATATACCTTTGGATTTATTTACCAATGCAAAGCTGGATAGAAACGATGAGTTAAGAAGCGCAGGTTCCAGCATAACATTGCAGGATGTATACGAAACCAATCATTTAGACTGGAATAACGGAAAAAACATTGTAAAAGTAAAAGGGAGCCCTAACCTGGGGAATGTTGAGGTTGTTATGATGGGGATTCGCAATAAACGCGGGCAGTTAAACACAGGGCCAAAGTCAGTTGAAGTTTGGGCGAATGAACTACGTTTAACCGATTTTGACGAAAGCGGTGGATGGGCTGCCAATGCAAGAGTCACAACACGTCTGGCCGATTTGGGAAGTGTTACAGTTGCAGGCCGCACGCGTACTGCCGGATTTGGAGGGATCAGCGAAAATATGAACAGTCGCCCTCAGGATGATTTGACGGAATTTGATGTATCTTCTTCTATCGATTTGGGACGCTTCCTTCCTGAAAAAACAGGAGTCCGCCTGCCAATGTATTACGGATATTCACAGAGTGTAAGTACTCCGAAATATAATCCGCTTGAGCCGGATATCGAGTTGGATGAATCACTTGACAGATTGGATACCAATGAGGAAAAAGATTCATTAAAACATATCTCTCAGGATGTGGTTACCCGGAAAAGTATCAACTTCACAAATGTCAGGGTCGAGCCACAAAGGGAGAGAACAAAAACACATCTGTGGGATCCTGAAAACTTCTCGGTTTCTTATTCCTATAACGAAATATACAGAAGAGACATTAACACGGAATACAACACAAGTAAAACCTACCGTGGAATGTTTTCTTATAACTATAATAACCGGCCCAAACTTATTCAGCCGTTCAATAAAATTGGCTTTTTGAATAAAGGCCCGTTAAGTTTAATTGGTGACTTCAATTTTTATCCGCTGCCAACGCTTATTTCCTACAGGGCAGAATTGTATCGTTTATACCACGAGACAAAAAGCAGAAATATTACCAATCCAAACCTGATTTTGCCGGCAACCTTTGAAAAAGACTTTCTTTTAAACAGCTATCTGGATGTAAGGTATGATGTAACCCGTTCCTTAAAAGTCGACTTTTCTTCAAACAGCACAGCCAGAATTGATGAACCGGAAGGAAGATTAAACCGGAATGAGGATGATTACCAGATGAAAAAAGATTCAATTATGCAGAATCTCTGGAATTTGGGACGTCCCACACTTTATGGCCACACTGTAAATGCACAGTATACAATTCCGCTAAACCGGATTAAATTTTTAAATTTTCTGAGTTCAAGTGTACGTTATACCGGAACCTACAACTGGCAGGCCGGGCCAATAACGGCAGATACCATCAATCTTGGAAATACAATCCAAAACTCAGGCAGCTGGCAGTTTATGGGAAATATGAACTTAACCAATTTGTACAATAAAGTACCTTATTTTCAGGAATTAAACCAAAAATTCAGAAGAACGGGCCGGAGCAGGTACAGTTTGAACCGGAACAGCAGATCATCCTCTCAAAACCAGGCCGCGAACCAACAGTCGGGCAATAATGAAAAGAAAACTTTTACTGCCAATGTAAAATTGGTTGCAGAACAGGCGCAAAAAATAAATCATAAATTAAACACAAAAAAAATACAGGTGGTTGTCACAGGTGTTGATGGCAAAGTAGTTCGCGGAAGGGTGAATATTGTTGACGTAAATAATATTGAGTTTACTCCCCTTGGCGATGCTTCACAGGCAATGATTTCTGTTACAGGGAAGCCGGGGGATCAGTCATTTCTGAAAGATATGCTGGATCTCACTACACGAATGCTAATTGGTGTTCGAACCATTCAGGTAACCTATTCTAAAAATGGAGGGACCGTTCTTCCCGGATATTTGCCTGAACCAACATTTATGGGGGCAGGTAAGTATACTCCGGAACAGGATATGTTTAACCGGAGTATTCCAACTGAATTTGCTCCCGGAATGCCCTTCCTTTTAGGGTGGCAGGACAGGAATTTTGGACGAACAGCAGCACAAAACGGTTGGGTTACTACCGACTCTACTTTAAATAATCCATATTCATTTTCTCAAAATGAACGTTTTAATATCCGGGCTGTTATTGAACCCTTACCCGATTTACGTATCAATGTAAACGCCAATCGCTCGTTTTCAAAAAATATAACAGAGTTTTACAATTACGATCCCTCATCAAACAGGTTTAGAGCAAATAGTTTGACAGAGAGTGGCAGCTTTAGTATGTCGACACTGACATGGGGAACAGCCTTTTTTGCCATTGGTAAAGAGAAAGTACACCAGTCGCAGGCATTTGAAAATCTAAAGGAATATCGTTCGATAATATCAAGAAGACTCGCTGCACAGCGGAATCCAGACAACGGTTTCGGATACGATCCATCAGCCTCTCATCCTGATAATCCCAATTTCAAAGACGGTTACGGGCCAACTTCGGTAGAAGTTTTAGTACCGGCATTTTTAGCGGCTTACCAAAATAAAGACCCGGAAAACGTTTCTCTTGGCTTATTCCCTTCCATAAAATATATCAGACCCAACTGGCAGATTCAGTACGAAGGAATGGTTTCAAAAATTCCGGGGCTAAATAAAATCATGCAATCGCTTAATTTCTCGCATGCCTACAATTCGAGCTATACCATTGGTTCGTACATTACCAATCTGAACTATTCGGAAGAAGGTGACGGATTTAGTTACATTCGTGATATGGCGGATAACTTTATTGCACCCTATGATTTTAACTCCGTGAGTATTGTTGAAACATTCAGCCCGTTAATTGATGTTGATGTTATTTGGGTGAACGATTATACCAGCCGCGCTGCGATTAGAAGGAGCAGAAACATGACCTTGTCGTTTGCAAACAACCAGTTGACAGAAGTTTTGAGTAACGAATATACGGTTGGAATGGGATACCGCTTTACACACATGGATTTAATCATCAAAACAAAAAATTCACAGCGTTCTTATTCAAACGATCTTAACCTGAGAGCCGATTTTTCCTATCGTAAAAATAAAACGGTTCTTCGTAAATTGGTTGAAGACGATAACCAGATTACAGCAGGGCAAAGTACTTTCTCAATTGAAACTACTGCTGATTATCAATTGAGCGATCGCTTTCAGCTACGGGTTTTCTTTGATAAAGTTTTGAACGATCCGTTTATCTCGCAATCGTATAAAACATCAACAACTAATTTTGGATTGAGTTTCAGGTTTACACTTACGCAGTAAGCGCTATTGCGGGAAATTTTCATTTTTAAATTAAAAATCCGTTGTTTTTTTTAGAACAACAAAATACATTCGGAAAAGTATCGTTTGTTCAAAATAGTTTAGGGTATTGTACATCATAAACTGAAATTAAAATCAAATAAATATTTGTAACCAAAGTGGCAGTTGAAATAGAATTAACGGTCATTTAAATGGTTATTAATGTTTTGGGATAGATTTTTACGAAGTTTTTTATCTGCGATTTTATTTTGTACTTTTTTTTCAAATATCGAACAACTTTATGCTGTTCCGGTTGAACAATTGCCTCAACTACAGGATACGATTAAAACGGATAGTACCGCGCAACTCCCTTTTCCATTCGAGGATCAACCTGCTTTTGGGCAAACGGGGCGCGACTCTTCAAAACTTTACCTGAATAAGCCAAAAAATTTAAGGTACGAAGTTGAGTACGACCCGATTAGTGGCAAATATGTTTTCTATGAAAAAATTGGTGATTTGAATTACCGCTTACCACAAGCTTTATCGTTTGATGATTATATTGACTATGATTTTGAAAAGTCGATAAACGATTACTGGAAACAACGCCGCCAGGTGAAAGATATGGAATCAGAAAGTGGTCTTATTCCCAAACTTACCATCGGGGGAGAGGCTTTTAACCGCGTTTTTGGAGGAAATACCGTAAACATCCAACCTCAGGGATATGTAGAAGTGAGTCTTGGTTATCAGATGAATACGACCGAAAATCCATCTATTCCTGAAAGAAACAGAAAAGTTCCAACCTTCGATTTTGATGAAAAAATTCAAATGAGCGTAACCGGTCAAATTGGAACGAAAATGAATATGCGTGTAAACTATAACACGGAATCAACTTTTGATTATGAAAATAAAATGAAGTTGGAATATGCCGGTGACGAGGACGAAATTTTAAAAAGTGTTGAAGCCGGAAATGTGTCATTGCCTCTTGACGGAACTTTGATCACCGGTGCATCAAATCTGTTTGGAATAAAGACTGAAATGCAGTTTGGAAAACTAAATCTAACAACCCTGTTTTCACAAAATAAAGGCGAAACAACAACGGTTGAAACGGAAGGAGGCGCGTCCAGCACAGTCATCGAAATAAACGGTTACGACTACGATGCAAACCGGCACTTTTTCCTTTCACATTATTTTAAAGACCATTACAACGAAGCTTTACAAAATCTCCCGGTTATTCGTTCTTCCATTTCAATAAACAAAATTGAAGTTTGGGTATTAAACCGATCAAACAGCACAAGCGATGTAAGAAACATAGTGGCTTTTCAGGATTTGGGAGAACATAAAGAAAACATTCACAATACCGTTTCCGAATTTTCGGCAAATCCGGGTCTGGTTTATCCTGAAAATGTGGTCCCTTTTAACGGGGCAAACAAAATGTATAATACTTTAATTTCTGCATACAGCAGCATTCGTGATGTTGAAAATGTAACCTCCACCCTTTCTTCTATTGATAATAATTTTGTGGGAGGGCGCGATTTTGTTAAAGTCGAGCAGGCAAGGATGCTTTCATCTTCTGAGTATTCTGTAAATGAAAAATTGGGATACATTTCATTAAACTCATCGATAGGCTCAGGCGAAATTCTGGCTGTAGCCTACAGCTATACGGTTAACGGAATAACTTACCAGGTTGGTGAATTTTCAACCGATGGGATTGATGCCCCCCAAACTCTGATAGTAAAGCTGTTGAAAGGCACAAAATTTTCACCTTCTACTCCTACATGGACTTTGATGATGAAAAATATTTACAATCTGAATGCCTC
This genomic interval carries:
- the sprA gene encoding cell surface protein SprA — protein: MSLQLQDTVTVDTTADLPFPFKDQPAFGQTKQDSSKLFLNKPSNIRYEVEYDPISGKYVFYEKIGDLNYRLPQTMSLDDYIDYDFEKSISDYWKQRSRIQDMETQGGLIPKLTIGGEAFNRIFGGNTVNIQPQGYVEVSFGYQMNTTDNPSIPERLRKVPTFDFDEKIQMNVTGQIGTKMNMRVNYNTEATFDYENKMNLEYTGDEDEILKRIEAGNVSLPLNGTLITGASNLFGVKADMQFGRLSLTTLFSQSKGETQTVETEGGAQISTFEISAVDYDANRHFFLAQYFRDHYDEWLRNTAVPRSPIYINKIEIWVTNKSSNFDESRNILAFQDLGEHQANIYNTVPAFQEIGGLPYPENVYPHSNANGLYYEMANTYNGIREAANITSVMSQFSANGFVGGQDFEKIEQARKLNESEYTINYNLGYISLNSALNTDEVLAVAFSYTSNGQTFQVGEFSTDGVSAPQTLILKLLKGTTLTPKLPTWKLMMKNIYNLNAYQLSSEEFELSVMYMNDSTGTYINYLPEGRLEGHILLEVMNLDKLNKQKDPYKDGIFDYVEGITVNSSNGRIIFPVLEPFGSHLADSINSPALVDKYTFQSLYDSTKVYAEQDAEHNKFVLSGSYKGSSSSDIVLNTLNLAQGGVTVTAGGRTLTENVDYTVDYTLGRVKIINQALLNAGTPISVTTESEDLFTMQRKTLMGAHANYAFSDNFNLGATALYMHERPLTQKVDYGEDPISNLMLGLDATYSSESKFLTKAVDALPFYNTNAPSSIDFEGEFAQLIPGHSNVIDESGTVYIDDFEGTKTAISLKTRQSWMLASTPQLQNDLFPEGNLNSSLEYGYNRAKLAWYIVDPLFLRNTSLTPTHIKNDKNLQSNHLVREVFENEIFPDKETVVGEPTNIAVFDLAFYPEERGPYNYDTEPSSHSAGVNEDGRLKSPESRWGGIMREIETSDFETANIQFIEFWMMDPFVNDTMSQMEGGDLYFNLGDISEDVLKDSRKAFENGLPTTELVSNVDTTIWGRVSTLQSLVNAFDNDTQSRQYQDIGFDGLSNSDEQSYFQQYLEELRLHVSQDVYEKALEDPSSDDFHYFRGSDYDEQQLGILERYKQFNGPDGNSPTTEMSDESYPTSASSIPDIEDINDDNTLNEYERYYQYKVSIRPGDFQLGQNYINDIKESRVQLKNGQIGEVKWYQFKIPVHQPDQTVGNIYDFKSIRFLRMFLTQFQDPVVLRFASLDLVRADWRNYTKEFKDDTGVSGNASFDISAVSIEENGSREPVNYILPPGISRVIDPTNPQLRNLNEQSMVLKVTDLEQGVSKAAYKSIYMDFRRYKRLKLEVHAEELEDYPLEDDELYFFIRLGSDYNYNYYEYEVPLKLTPEGRYNGTIESDRYIVWPDENRIDIPLDLFTNAKLDRNDELRSAGSSITLQDVYETNHLDWNNGKNIVKVKGSPNLGNVEVVMMGIRNKRGQLNTGPKSVEVWANELRLTDFDESGGWAANARVTTRLADLGSVTVAGRTRTAGFGGISENMNSRPQDDLTEFDVSSSIDLGRFLPEKTGVRLPMYYGYSQSVSTPKYNPLEPDIELDESLDRLDTNEEKDSLKHISQDVVTRKSINFTNVRVEPQRERTKTHLWDPENFSVSYSYNEIYRRDINTEYNTSKTYRGMFSYNYNNRPKLIQPFNKIGFLNKGPLSLIGDFNFYPLPTLISYRAELYRLYHETKSRNITNPNLILPATFEKDFLLNSYLDVRYDVTRSLKVDFSSNSTARIDEPEGRLNRNEDDYQMKKDSIMQNLWNLGRPTLYGHTVNAQYTIPLNRIKFLNFLSSSVRYTGTYNWQAGPITADTINLGNTIQNSGSWQFMGNMNLTNLYNKVPYFQELNQKFRRTGRSRYSLNRNSRSSSQNQAANQQSGNNEKKTFTANVKLVAEQAQKINHKLNTKKIQVVVTGVDGKVVRGRVNIVDVNNIEFTPLGDASQAMISVTGKPGDQSFLKDMLDLTTRMLIGVRTIQVTYSKNGGTVLPGYLPEPTFMGAGKYTPEQDMFNRSIPTEFAPGMPFLLGWQDRNFGRTAAQNGWVTTDSTLNNPYSFSQNERFNIRAVIEPLPDLRINVNANRSFSKNITEFYNYDPSSNRFRANSLTESGSFSMSTLTWGTAFFAIGKEKVHQSQAFENLKEYRSIISRRLAAQRNPDNGFGYDPSASHPDNPNFKDGYGPTSVEVLVPAFLAAYQNKDPENVSLGLFPSIKYIRPNWQIQYEGMVSKIPGLNKIMQSLNFSHAYNSSYTIGSYITNLNYSEEGDGFSYIRDMADNFIAPYDFNSVSIVETFSPLIDVDVIWVNDYTSRAAIRRSRNMTLSFANNQLTEVLSNEYTVGMGYRFTHMDLIIKTKNSQRSYSNDLNLRADFSYRKNKTVLRKLVEDDNQITAGQSTFSIETTADYQLSDRFQLRVFFDKVLNDPFISQSYKTSTTNFGLSFRFTLTQ